TCCAGGCCCTGAAAGCCCGCGAGTACCCCGGCAGCGCCCTGACCGTGCGGCAGACCCTGGCTCCGGGCAGCAACTACACCCGGCAGGTCGTCAGCTACCAGTCGGAGGGGCTGCGCATCAACGCGCTGCTGACCGTTCCGCGCGGCACGCCCCCGCAGGGCGGCTGGCCCGCCATCGTGTTCAACCACGGGTACATCCCGCCCGCCGAGTACCGCACCACCGAACGCTACGTGGCGTACCAGGACGCCTTTGCCCGCGCGGGCTTCGTCACGCTGAAAAGCGACTACCGGGGGCACGGCAGCAGCGAGGGAGAGGCACGCGGCGGGTACAACGACCCCGGTTACACCGTGGACGTCCTGAACGCCGCCGCCAGCCTGAAACGCGACCCGCGCGTGAACGCCGCCCGGATGGGCCTGTGGGGCCACTCCATGGGCGGCCAGCTGAGCCTGAAAGCCATGATCGTGGACCCCAGCCTGAAAGCCGCCTCGCTGTGGGCGGGCGTGATCGCCAGTTACGACGTCCTCGCCACCGACTGGAACCCACCCCCCGGCGAGCCGCGCACCCTGGACGCCCTGAACCGCCGCTACCTGCGCCTCCTGAGCCCCAACGCGTACCTGCGGGAACTGAACGGCCGGCCCATCCAGCTGCACCACGGCACGAACGACAAGGACGTGCCTTACTCGTTCCAGAAGAACCTCGCGGACGACCTGAGAAACGCCGGGCAGGGCGTCGAAGCGTACCGCTACGAAGGCGACAACCACAACCTGTCCGGCAACCTGCGCGTCGCCCTGAACCGCAGCGTGCAGTTCTTCAAGGACAACCTGTAACGGTCAGGAGGTC
The Deinococcus seoulensis DNA segment above includes these coding regions:
- a CDS encoding alpha/beta hydrolase family protein; translated protein: MRRLINFVLLALILGAAFVAVTQPESLPLKVPWNTSGQSTPAGNPSAGNPPAGDPVAPEPAGPLRNLSDTALKAAVARNPISIQALKAREYPGSALTVRQTLAPGSNYTRQVVSYQSEGLRINALLTVPRGTPPQGGWPAIVFNHGYIPPAEYRTTERYVAYQDAFARAGFVTLKSDYRGHGSSEGEARGGYNDPGYTVDVLNAAASLKRDPRVNAARMGLWGHSMGGQLSLKAMIVDPSLKAASLWAGVIASYDVLATDWNPPPGEPRTLDALNRRYLRLLSPNAYLRELNGRPIQLHHGTNDKDVPYSFQKNLADDLRNAGQGVEAYRYEGDNHNLSGNLRVALNRSVQFFKDNL